AATGCCCGCATCACCGAGGAAATCGGCAAGGTCAACGCCCGCATCACTGAGGAAGTTGGCAAGGTCCACGAGCGCATCACGTCCCTGGAGCAGACTTTTGAACGGCGCCTGGCCGAGGAGATCGCCAAGGTCAACGCCCGCATCACCGAGGAAATCAGCAAGGTCAATGCCCGCATCACCGAGGAAATCGGCAAGGTGAACGAACAGATCACTGAGGAAATTGGCAGGGTCCACGAACGGATCACGTCCCTGGAGCAGACCTTCGAACGCCGTCTGGCCGAGGAAATCGGCAAGATGAACGAGCGCATCACGTCCCTGGAACAGCGATTTGAGCGGCGGTTGGCGGAAGAGACGGCTAAGCTCCGCCAGGAGATCGCCGAGCTCAAGGCCGACCTCATCCGTTGGATGTTCATCTTCTGGGCGGGCCAGTTAGTCGCCATATGGGGGATTCTCCTCGCCTTTTTCCGACGATAATACTTGCGGCAAAGGGCGAGTCTCGGGGCGTAGAGACTCCGAGGCTCCGGCCCGAATCCGACGTCCATCTCGAGGGACTGCCGATGCGGATCGTCATGACCCCTGAAGACATGAGTCGGACGTTGAGTCGGATGGCCCATGAGATTGCCGAGAAATTTAACCGGGAGATCGCCCAGGCCGTCATGGTCGGCATCCGGACCCGGGGTCTCCCCCTGGCCCAGCGGCTCCAGGCCCTCCTCCGGGACGTCACTGGCGTGACCCTCCCCCTGGGCGTCCTGGATATCACGCTGTACCGGGACGACCTGACCCAAATCGGACCGGCCCCCCTCGTCCGTAAGACGGAACTCCCCTTTCGAGTCACGGACCGCCCCGTCTTTCTCGTCGACGACGTCCTGTTCACGGGTCGGACCATTCGGGCGGCCCTGGATGAGCTCGTCGACTACGGCCGGCCCCGGACGGTCCGACTGTTTGTCCTCATCGACCGAGACCATCGGGAGTTACCCATTCAAGCGGACGTCGTCGGCCAGTTTGTGGCGACCGAACTCGACGAAATCGTTCACGTCCTCCTTCGGGAAACCGACGGCCGGGACGGCGTCGTCGTCGCCCGGCGGACCGAACCCCTGGACCCCGAGGCCCTGGTATGACGGGTAGGACCGAACCGACCTTGGACATGACGAGCCCAGGCCAATGGCATCGGCGGCATCTGCTGGCCATCGAGCCCCTGAGCCGGGAGGAGATTCTCACGGTCTTAGACGTTGCCGCCGCCATGAAGGAGGTCTCCCAGCGGGACGTCAAGAAGGTCCCGGCCCTCCGGGGCAAGACGGTCGTCCTCCTGTTTTTCGAGCCCTCGACCCGGACCCGGACGTCCTTCGAGATCGCCGCCAAGCGTCTGAGCGCCGACACCGTCAGCTTCTCCGTCTCGACCAGTAGCGTCTCCAAGGGCGAGACGTTTCTCGACACGGTCCTCAACATCCAGGCGATGGCCCCCGACGCCATCGTCGTCCGGCATCGGAGCGCCGGCGCTCCCCACTTCATCACGAACTACATCGACGCCTGCGTCATCAACGCCGGCGACGGCAGTCACGAACATCCGACTCAGGCCCTCCTGGACGCCATGACGGTCCGGGAGCGGCTCGGTCGCCTGGACGGCCTGAAGGTCGCCATCGTCGGCGACATCCTCCACAGTCGGGTCGCCCGGTCCAATGTCTTCCTGTGGCACAAGATGGGGAGCGAGGTGTGGCTCTGCGGGCCGCCGACGCTCCTGC
Above is a genomic segment from bacterium HR11 containing:
- the pyrR gene encoding Bifunctional protein PyrR, whose amino-acid sequence is MRIVMTPEDMSRTLSRMAHEIAEKFNREIAQAVMVGIRTRGLPLAQRLQALLRDVTGVTLPLGVLDITLYRDDLTQIGPAPLVRKTELPFRVTDRPVFLVDDVLFTGRTIRAALDELVDYGRPRTVRLFVLIDRDHRELPIQADVVGQFVATELDEIVHVLLRETDGRDGVVVARRTEPLDPEALV
- the pyrB gene encoding Aspartate carbamoyltransferase, coding for MTGRTEPTLDMTSPGQWHRRHLLAIEPLSREEILTVLDVAAAMKEVSQRDVKKVPALRGKTVVLLFFEPSTRTRTSFEIAAKRLSADTVSFSVSTSSVSKGETFLDTVLNIQAMAPDAIVVRHRSAGAPHFITNYIDACVINAGDGSHEHPTQALLDAMTVRERLGRLDGLKVAIVGDILHSRVARSNVFLWHKMGSEVWLCGPPTLLPPVFRRWPVRVTYRLEEALEGADVVMVLRLQLERHVSLRFPSVREYFQRYGLTRERLKYAKEGVLIMHPGPMNRGIEIESEVADGPYSVILYQVANGIAVRMAVLYLLLGGAASLINPTGPGSDPRYLTTDYGP